Proteins encoded in a region of the Solanum dulcamara chromosome 9, daSolDulc1.2, whole genome shotgun sequence genome:
- the LOC129904449 gene encoding classical arabinogalactan protein 5 produces the protein MSYSKMIVVAFMFALVTGSAFAQAPGASPVASPKASPVPVASPPTAVVTPVSAPSVSPTASSPTVSPVSSPPAPPTVDTPASSPSAGGASPPSIGATPNGSPTDSPNSASLNRVAVAGSAVVAIFAASLMF, from the coding sequence atgtCTTACTCAAAAATGATCGTAGTCGCTTTCATGTTCGCTTTGGTCACAGGATCTGCTTTTGCTCAAGCTCCGGGAGCATCTCCGGTAGCTTCACCAAAGGCATCTCCGGTGCCGGTTGCAAGTCCTCCGACTGCTGTTGTTACACCAGTATCTGCTCCTTCAGTATCTCCTACTGCTAGTTCACCTACTGTTTCTCCAGTTTCATCGCCACCAGCTCCACCAACCGTTGACACTCCGGCGTCTTCTCCTTCCGCCGGCGGTGCTAGTCCTCCATCCATCGGAGCTACTCCAAACGGTTCTCCAACTGATTCTCCTAATTCTGCTTCGTTGAACAGAGTCGCCGTTGCCGGATCTGCTGTTGTAGCGATCTTCGCTGCATCTTTGATGTTTTAG